Proteins from a single region of Apium graveolens cultivar Ventura chromosome 7, ASM990537v1, whole genome shotgun sequence:
- the LOC141671434 gene encoding AP-3 complex subunit delta: MPSTPSLMDTLFQRSLEDLIKGLRLHNPGPPTSIFISKNLEEIKKEIKSTDLNTKSIALQKLTYLHSIHGLNMSNWASFHAIELCSSPFFWHKKIGFLAVKMSFCDTTDVLLLLVNQLRKDLGSPCEFEVSLALETIGIVVNQELAVNLIDNVFILISSSKSFVRKKAIVTLLRVFEVYPDGIKVCFKRLVENLESKDEGCVSASVGVFCELAMRDGRLCLPLAPEFYKVLVECRNNWVLIKVLKVFGKLAELEPRLGKKLVDPVCEHLRRTGAKSVVFECVRVIVSCLSEFEYALRLAVEKIREFLVDDDPNLKYLGLQGLSIVSRKCLWAVVENKDAVIKSLSDADVNIKSEALRLVMAMVSEDNVTEICKVLISYAIKSDPEFCNEILAAILSNCGSNVYGLVIDFDWYVSLLGEMARIQHCQKGEEIENQLIDIGMRVKDVRPELVRVGRDLLIDPALLGNNFIHRILSAAAWLCGEYIQFSKNPFEIMEALLQPRANLLPASVRAVYIHSAFKVLSFCLHSYLLPDETASSWVDSDSGEAYLPSESEIVENSNSSAVRDEQIFEQRDLNPVEGGSSIENGPDTNVAHEQSSSSVPLKKDLFTEQSIKNLLALVETALRPLSGSHEVEIQERVCNVLGLIELMLGELPNSVVQEEEHFEKGESKATDIIKLVYDSFSEDLGPISLSAQERVPIPDGLLLEENLNNLNNICGDIELPVSTPFFLGRPASNEHDSVSLFNNHDKDESELAKESTSLLTEHRKRHGLYYLSSDKKEVVSDYYPPANEPKQGNANDATEDLVKLTEQSFLPKKKPNQVKARPKVVKLEGDGRIPSVIKKTNSTDSAISGAVRDVHLGKDAIPLLQEVIPSDKLSSNMKGKEKLDIGQSFESNEHTTNVDKSEVDTSRSKRNKKHKERKHRSSAKTVEEGDKNGLEDKQKGGHHHTRHKSRHRADADLKVAAQTPVIPDFLL; the protein is encoded by the coding sequence atgccatcaacCCCATCACTAATGGACACCCTTTTTCAAAGATCCCTTGAAGATCTCATCAAAGGCCTTCGTCTCCACAACCCTGGCCCACCCACTTCAATTTTCATCTCAAAAAATCTTGAAGAAATAAAGAAAGAAATAAAATCAACTGATCTCAACACAAAATCAATAGCCCTTCAGAAGCTGACTTATCTTCACTCAATTCATGGTCTTAACATGTCAAATTGGGCTTCTTTTCATGCCATTGAGCTCTGTTCTTCACCCTTTTTTTGGCATAAAAAGATTGGATTTTTAGCTGTAAAGATGTCATTTTGTGATACTACTGATGTTCTTTTGTTGCTTGTTAATCAATTGAGGAAGGATCTTGGAAGCCCATGTGAATTTGAGGTGAGTTTAGCTCTTGAAACTATTGGAATTGTTGTTAATCAAGAACTTGCTGTTAATTTGATTGATAATGTGTTTATTTTGATTAGTAGTAGTAAGAGTTTTGTACGAAAGAAAGCGATTGTGACTTTGTTGAGGGTTTTCGAGGTTTACCCAGATGGGATTAAGGTTTGTTTTAAGAGGTTAGTTGAGAATTTGGAGAGTAAGGATGAAGGGTGTGTGAGTGCTAGTGTTGGGGTTTTTTGTGAGCTTGCGATGAGAGACGGGAGGTTGTGTTTACCGTTAGCGCCTGAGTTTTATAAGGTTTTGGTTGAGTGTAGGAAtaattgggttttgattaagGTTTTGAAGGTGTTTGGGAAGTTAGCAGAGTTGGAACCGAGGTTAGGGAAGAAGTTGGTTGATCCGGTTTGTGAGCATTTGAGGAGGACGGGAGCTAAGTCGGTTGTGTTTGAGTGTGTTAGGGTTATTGTTAGTTGTTTGAGTGAGTTTGAGTATGCGTTGAGACTTGCGGTTGAGAAGATTCGGGAGTTTTTGGTTGATGATGATCCGAATCTTAAGTATTTGGGGTTGCAAGGGTTGTCAATTGTTTCGAGGAAGTGTTTGTGGGCGGTCGTGGAGAATAAAGATGCTGTGATTAAGTCTTTGAGTGATGCGGATGTGAATATTAAATCAGAGGCGTTGAGGCTTGTGATGGCTATGGTGTCGGAAGATAATGTGACTGAGATTTGTAAGGTTTTGATTAGTTATGCTATAAAATCTGATCCTGAGTTTTGCAATGAGATACTTGCAGCCATTTTATCGAATTGTGGTAGCAATGTGTATGGATTAGTTATTGATTTTGATTGGTATGTATCACTACTCGGGGAAATGGCTAGAATTCAACATTGCCAGAAGGGAGAGGAAATTGAGAATCAATTAATAGATATTGGTATGAGGGTCAAAGATGTTAGGCCAGAGCTTGTTCGTGTTGGTCGGGATCTACTTATTGATCCTGCTTTACTGGGAAATAATTTCATTCATAGGATATTATCTGCTGCTGCTTGGTTATGTGGGGAGTATATTCAGTTCTCAAAGAATCCATTTGAAATTATGGAAGCACTTCTTCAGCCACGCGCAAATCTCTTGCCAGCATCAGTAAGGGCTGTCTATATTCATTCTGCATTTAAGGTTCTGTCTTTCTGCCTTCATTCTTATCTCTTGCCAGATGAAACTGCATCCTCTTGGGTAGATTCTGATTCTGGAGAAGCATATTTACCTTCTGAGAGTGAGATTGTGGAAAATTCCAATTCTTCTGCAGTTAGGGATGAACAAATATTTGAGCAAAGGGATTTAAATCCGGTAGAAGGTGGATCTTCCATTGAGAATGGTCCGGATACAAATGTTGCTCATGAACAAAGCTCCTCGTCAGTTCCTTTGAAGAAAGATCTTTTCACCGAACAATCTATTAAAAACTTATTAGCTCTTGTTGAAACAGCTCTGCGTCCATTATCCGGAAGTCATGAGGTAGAAATACAAGAGAGAGTTTGTAATGTTCTTGGTTTGATTGAGCTGATGCTGGGAGAATTACCAAATTCTGTTGTTCAGGAGGAAGAACACTTCGAGAAGGGAGAATCAAAAGCTACTGATATTATCAAGTTAGTTTATGATTCCTTTTCTGAGGATCTTGGTCCTATTTCTTTAAGTGCCCAAGAGAGGGTACCTATACCAGATGGACTTTTGCTCGAGGAGAATCTCAATAACTTAAATAACATATGCGGTGATATAGAGTTACCAGTGTCCACCCCATTCTTCTTGGGAAGGCCTGCTTCTAATGAGCATGATAGTGTTTCCCTCTTTAACAACCATGACAAAGATGAATCTGAGCTAGCAAAGGAATCTACATCCCTGCTTACTGAACACCGGAAGCGACATGGGTTATATTATCTTTCTTCAGATAAGAAAGAAGTGGTTTCTGATTATTACCCCCCTGCTAATGAACCAAAGCAGGGTAATGCTAATGATGCTACTGAGGACCTAGTTAAGCTCACAGAGCAGTCATTTTTGCCAAAGAAGAAGCCTAATCAAGTAAAGGCTAGACCGAAAGTTGTAAAATTAGAAGGGGATGGAAGAATTCCTAGTGTGATAAAGAAAACCAATTCAACAGATAGTGCGATATCTGGAGCTGTACGAGATGTTCATTTAGGTAAAGATGCCATTCCTTTATTACAAGAAGTAATACCATCTGACAAGTTATCAAGCAACATGAAGGGGAAGGAGAAATTAGATATTGGTCAAAGTTTTGAATCAAATGAACATACTACTAATGTGGATAAGTCTGAAGTTGATACTTCAAGATCAAAAAGAAATAAAAAGCATAAAGAGAGGAAACATCGAAGTTCAGCAAAGACTGTTGAGGAAGGAGATAAAAACGGTCTAGAAGATAAGCAGAAGGGTGGTCACCACCACACGAGGCATAAGTCTCGACATAGAGCAGATGCAGACCTAAAAGTGGCTGCACAAACACCTGTAATACCTGATTTCCTTCTATAG
- the LOC141670655 gene encoding uncharacterized protein LOC141670655: MTTHDPCNTMLEQEEKVEKTVELSPSKNLPMEKTVYVSSRTPLHDFELNDLVWGSRKLLQTRPKSTNNWTPLSKLCLKAKPCKRQSVSRPVNKEVLKVVRERRVRRREGLLSLSLREEQIEEDFVRVTGRMPARKMKVKVFDTPQEKQEYVQYQKYLKEIVPGNWLSGIYGV, encoded by the exons ATGACCACCCACGACCCATGCAATACAATGCTTGAGCAAGAAGAAAAAGTCGAAAAAACAGTTGAGCTCTCACCATCAAAGAACTTACCAATGGAAAAAACAGTGTATGTTTCATCAAGAACTCCTCTGCATGACTTCGAGTTAAACGATCTAGTATGGGGATCTCGAAAGCTTCTCCAAACCAGGCCAAAGAGTACTAACAACTGGACCCCTCTTTCGAAACTCTGTCTTAAGGCCAAACCATGCAAAAGACAGTCTGTTTCGAGGCCAGTGAATAAAGAAGTGTTGAAAGTGGTGCGGGAGAGGCGTGTGAGGAGAAGGGAGGGTTTGTTATCGTTATCATTGCGTGAAGAACAGATTGAGGAGGATTTTGTTCGCGTTACTGGGAGGATGCCTGCGAGGAAGATGAAAGTGAAGGTATTTGATACTCCTCAAGAAAAGCAAGAGTATGTTCAATATCAGAAATACCTTAAA GAAATTGTTCCTGGAAACTGGTTGTCAGGGATATATGGTGTCTGA